From a single Gavia stellata isolate bGavSte3 chromosome 15, bGavSte3.hap2, whole genome shotgun sequence genomic region:
- the PSMD7 gene encoding 26S proteasome non-ATPase regulatory subunit 7: MPELAVDRVVVHPLVLLSVVDHFNRIGKVGNQKRVVGVLLGSWQKKILDVSNSFAVPFDEDDKDDTVWFLDHDYLENMYGMFKKVNARERIVGWYHTGPKLHKNDIAINELMKRYCPNSVLVIIDVKPKDLGLPTEAYISVEEVHDDGTPTSKTFEHVTSEIGAEEAEEVGVEHLLRDIKDTTVGTLSQRITNQVHGLKGLNSKLLDIRSYLEKVAMGKLPINHQIIYHLQDVFNLLPDVNLQEFVKAFYLKTNDQMVVVYLASLIRSVVALHNLINNKIANRDAEKKEGQEKEESKKERKDEKEKDKEKSDVKKDEKKEKK; encoded by the exons ATGCCGGAGCTGGCGGTGGACCGGGTGGTGGTGCACCCGCTGGTGCTGCTCAGCGTCGTCGATCACTTCAACAG AATAGGAAAAGTCGGAAATCAGAAACGAGTTGTCGGTGTGTTGCTGGGCTcgtggcagaaaaaaatactagatGTGTCCAACAGTTTTGCAG TACCCTTTGATGAGGATGACAAGGACGATACTGTGTGGTTTCTAGACCATGACTATCTGGAGAACATGTATGGAATGTTTAAGAAGGTCAACG CTAGAGAAAGAATAGTTGGTTGGTACCACACAGGCCCGAAACTGCACAAGAATGACATCGCCATCAATGAACTGATGAAAAGATACTGTCCTAACTCT GTGTTGGTGATTATTGATGTGAAGccaaaggacctggggctgcccACAGAAGCTTATATTTCGGTTGAAGAAGTTCACGAT GATGGCACGCCGACCTCCAAGACCTTTGAGCATGTGACTAGCGAGATcggagcagaggaggcagaggaagttGGTGTCGAACACTTGCTACG AGATATCAAGGATACAACAGTGGGCACTCTATCCCAGCGGATCACAAATCAGGTCCATGGCTTGAAGGGACTGAACTCCAAGCTTCTGGACATCAGGAGCTACCTAGAGAAAGTAGCCATGGGCAAACTCCCCATCAATCACCAGATCATCTACCACCTTCAGGATGTCTTCAACCTGCTACCGGACGTCAACCTGCAAGAGTTTGTCAAGGCCTTTTATCTGAAGACCAATGACCAGATGGTGGTGGTTTATCTGGCTTCTCTTATCCGTTCTGTGGTTGCCCTGCACAACCTCATTAACAACAAGATTGCCAACAGGgatgcagagaagaaagaaggacaggaaaaagaagaaagtaaaaaggagagaaaagatgaGAAGGAGAAAGACAAGGAGAAGAGCGATGTcaagaaagatgagaaaaaggagaaaaagtaa